A region from the Felis catus isolate Fca126 chromosome F1, F.catus_Fca126_mat1.0, whole genome shotgun sequence genome encodes:
- the LOC111558418 gene encoding olfactory receptor 10C1-like has translation MDPLNHTWTQSFILSGFSVPGTLRPLAFLGTLCLYLLTLSGNLFIVVLVQVDAGLSTPMYFFIGVLSFLELGYVSATVPTLLHTWLRGRSAISAAVCFIQLYVFHSLGMTECHLLGVMALDRYLAICRPLHYRALMTRKVRFWLAGAAWVAGFSAALVPASLTATLPFCLKEVAHYFCDLAPLMRLACVDAGWHARVHGAVIGVATGCNFVLIWGLYGGILRAVLKLPSAASRVKAFSTCSSHMIVVALFYASAFTVYVGPPGNRSEGTDKCIALVYALLTPLLNPIVYTLRNKEVREAVKRVTVRVRTILKGP, from the coding sequence ATGGATCCACTCAACCACACGTGGACCCAGAGTTTCATCCTCTCTGGTTTCAGTGTCCCCGGAACTCTGCGACCTCTTGCCTTCTTGGGGACCCTGTGCCTCTATCTCCTCACACTGTCCGGGAACCTCTTCATCGTTGTCCTGGTCCAGGTGGATGCTGGACTGTCCACGCCCATGTACTTCTTCATTGGCGTCCTCTCCTTCCTGGAGCTCGGGTACGTCAGCGCCACGGTGCCCACGCTGCTGCACACGTGGCTCCGTGGGCGCTCAGCCATCTCGGCAGCGGTGTGCTTCATCCAGCTGTACGTCTTCCACTCTCTGGGCATGACCGAGTGCCATCTGCTGGGCGTCATGGCACTGGACCGCTACCTGGCCATCTGCCGCCCGCTCCACTACCGGGCACTCATGACCAGAAAGGTCCGGTTCTGGCTGGCAGGGGCCGCTTGGGTGGCTGGCTTCTCAGCGGCACTGGTGCCAGCCAGCCTCACGGCCACCCTGCCCTTCTGTCTGAAAGAGGTGGCCCACTACTTCTGTGACCTGGCACCTTTGATGCGGTTGGCATGCGTGGACGCAGGCTGGCACGCTCGAGTGCACGGGGCGGTGATTGGTGTGGCCACTGGCTGCAACTTCGTGCTCATTTGGGGACTCTACGGGGGCATCCTGAGGGCTGTGCTGAAGCTGCCCTCGGCTGCCAGCCGGGTCAaggccttctccacctgctcctcccacatGATCGTGGTGGCCCTCTTTTATGCCTCCGCCTTCACGGTCTATGTGGGGCCACCTGGGAACCGCTCTGAGGGCACAGACAAGTGTATCGCCTTGGTGTATGCCCTTCTCACTCCTCTCCTCAACCCCATCGTCTATACCCTTCGCAAcaaggaagtgagggaggccGTGAAGAGGGTCACTGTCAGGGTCAGGACTATTCTGAAGGGACCCTGA